TTTTTACTATAGGATATTTTCTGATTGGACTTGCCGGACTGGAGTTTGGCCAGGCGATTGTTGAATCCGTCGGCAAAACAACATATGTCGTAACCGTTTTAATCTTGACCGCTATTGGCGGTTCGCTGATTAAACCGTGCATTGTCGGCACAGTTGCAAAAACTGCCAATTCCGATGTGCAATCGCTCGGATATTCCATCTATTATACGCTTGTCAATATTGGCGGGGCGGTCGGACCAATTCTTGCCCTCCAGGTACGCGAAGGATTGGGAATTGAATATGTATTGATTATGTCTTCGTTAACTTCATTTTTGCTCTTTATCGGGACTCTGTTATTTTACAAGGAACCCCCAAAACCGGCAGATGCAAAACCGCAGGCATCTCTTGCGAAAGTTTTTGGCGATATGTTGACGGTATTTAAAAATGTGAAGTTCATTTCGTTTCTTGTGATCTTCTCCGGGTTCTGGATCATGTTCTGGCAAATCTTCTATTCATTCCCATTTTATATCACCGAAGTATTGAAGTTTTCACAGTTTGAACTTTTGGAAACAGTTGATGCGTGGACAATCATCCTTGTCAGTGTTCCGGTGACGGCACTGGTAAAACGATGGAGCCCCATTACAGCCATGTCACTCGGATTTGCGATTGCAAGTTCTTCCTGGATTCTGATGGCAATTTCTCCAACAATTACAGCCGCAATTGTTGCTATGGTATTATTTGCAGTTGGCGAGGCGACTCAAGCTCCACGATTCTATGAATACGTTGCTAATCTTGCACCAAAAGATCAGGTTGGAACGTATATGGGATTCGCATTTCTTCCGGTCTCTATTGGATCTTTCGTTGCAGGGCCGCTTTCAGGGTGGTTGGTAAAAACATATCTTCAGGATACAATGAATCCGATGATGATGTGGGGTATTCTTGCTGCTATTGGATTTGGTGCTACGCTATTGATGATTCTCTACAATATTTTTATCGCAAAAAAAGCATAACGGGTAAATATATGAAACGGATGCTGGTATTTGTTGCTATTGCAGTTTTTGGAATTTTTTCATCGGCGAATGCTCAACAGCTTTCGGCGGAAAAGATCCTGCAGAACGTAAAGGCAAACTTTGATGCAGTAAAAGATTATACGGCAAACATCACCGGAAAAGTTTCTATGGAGCGGTTGAAAGTGCCGAAGATGAGTTTAAAGCTCTATTTTAAACAACCGAATAAGTTTAAAACGGAATCGACAGGGACATCTTTTATTCCGAGAAATATTCTCGATCTAAATCCGGGAGATCTCTTATTAAAATTTGACGCTTCGTTGATGGGCACAGAGGAAGCAGAGGGAAAAATATTATACAAGATACGACTCATCACCAAACCGGAAAAGAAGAAACAGGTTCGGGAAAGTTTCATTTGGGTCGATAAGACCCACTGGACGATCACTAGGCTTGAAGCATACCCCATTGAAGGCCGTAAGATCGAAGTATTGATTGAAAGCATGGTCATCGATGGAAAATATATTTTACCGTCAAAAATTTCGGCAAAATTTGATTTCGAACAGAACATCGATTCGCTTGCAGAAAAAATTTATTCTCCGCAGCGTATTCCACGCAAAGGTTCTGCCGAATTGATCTATTCCGATTATCAGATCAATACAGGATTGAGTGATGAGTTCTTTGAGAAGAAAAAGGAACCAAAGGAATAAACAACAAAGCCGCTAAACAGCGGCTTTTGTGTTTTTATAACATGCTAAAATAACTAGAACCCATCTCAAAAACACAAAAACAACAGTCATTCTGAATCCCGATGTTGTTTATCGGGATGAAGAATCTGAAAATAGTATCAGATTCTTCGCTGCGCTTAGTATAAAAACATCCAAGGCTTGCTCAGAATGGCAATAGTTTCATTTTTGAGATGATTTCTAGGCTAATTTTTTTGTTGTTCCATCATCGTGATGAATTTTGAAAAGAGATAATCGCTGTCGTGCGGGCCAGGTGATGCCTCAGGATGGTATTGCACACAAAAGAGTGGATGATGTTTGTGCTCGAATCCTTCCACCGTTTGATCGTTCAGATTGATGTGTGTTAATTCAATTTGTGATTGATCCATCGATTTCCAATCAACGGCAAAACCGTGATTTTGAGAGGTGATCTCAATAACATTTGTCTTAAGGTTTTTTACCGGATGGTTTCCGCCACGGTGTCCAAACTTCAGTTTATAGGTCTTCCCGCCAAGTGCAAGGCCAAGCAATTGATGTCCGAGACAAATCCCAAAAATCGGCTTCTTTCCGATTAATTTTTTGATATTCATGATGGCGTATTTCACAGCATCCGGATCGCCGGGACCGTTGGAAAGAAAAATCCCGTCGGGATTCATCGCTAAAACCTGTTCCGCGGAAAAACTTGCCGGCACAACCGTAAGATCGCATCCATAGCTCACAAGGCGGCGAAGAATGTTCTGTTTTACACCATAATCATACACAACAACTTTATACTTGGCGTTATTTGTTTCGCCATTTTTTGTACCTAATGCAAAATCGGTCGTATCAATCTGAGACCAGTGATATTCTTTTTCTGTTGTGACCCTCTTTGCAAGATCAAGACCATTCATATCCGGTGATGATTTTGCTTTTGCAATGAGCGATGCATCATTCAAATCACTCGTAGAAATCACACCACGCATTGATCCTTGCGTTCTCAGAATCTTGGTCAACATGCGTGTATCGATTCCCTGAATGGCGAGGATATTATTTTTTTTCAACCAATCACCCAGCGAAGAATTTGCTCGCCAGTTACTGTAAAAATCGAAATATTCTTTTACAATAAATCCGCTCACTTGGGGTTTAGTCGATTCAACATCTTCCGTGTTCACTCCGTAGTTCCCGATCTGCGGATAGGTCATTGTCACAATCTGTCCAGCGTACGAAGGATCGGTTAGGATCTCTTGATATCCGGTAATGCTGGTATTGAAACATACTTCACCGTACGTTTCTCCTTCGGCGCCGAAATGCTCACCGGTAAATATTGTTCCGTTCTCTAAAGCAAGTTTTGCAATCATTAAACTAAAAAGTTATCACCATTATTCGAAGAAAATTTGCTGTCCATCATAAAAATACGAAAAATTTGTTGACAACTGAAATAGAATTTTGTTTATTATAGTAGTCTTAGAGGAGCGGTGCACACAAGTACGTATGCGGAGAGTAGAACAACTCGATGAAACATACGGAAAAGGTTCGCAGGTAGCGCCGCCGAAAGCCGGAAGATAGTTCACCTTCCGTGTTTGGGATGCAAGAATACGACTTGCAGACTGTTGTTCCGACAAACCGGAACAAAGCGCTAATGACAATCTGCAAAGAATTGTTTTTGCCGTATATTTAGGCGGTTCATATCATTCTAACGTAGAGAGTCCAGAGCGCTTCTCTACGTTTTTCGTTTTAAACACCAGGCAAAGAATTTCCAAATCTTGAAGATTTAGAAATTCTTTGACGAAAAGGAATGTATATGAACATTGTTCTTATCGGTTACGGCAAAATGGGTCGCGAAATAGAATCTATCGCACAACAGCGAGGACATTCTATCATTGGAAAATTCTCTTCGAATTTGCCTCTCCCTCAAGTTTCCTCGGATTTCTATCAATCACAGAAGATTCATTGTTGTATCGATTTCTCGCATGCTTCCGGCGTCAGCAAACATGCGGAAATTTGCAGTTTGTTGGGCATTCCCTTGGTTGAAGGAACAACAGGTTGGCAGCATCAGCAGAAGGATATATTTGACCTTGTCCGCAGAAATAACGGATCAATAATCTATGGAAATAATTTTTCTGTCGGTGCTCAGATGTTTTTCAACATTGTCCGCCGTGCAGCTGAAATGATGAACACTTTTTCTGAGTATGACGTTGCCATCCATGAAACACATCACATACAAAAAAAGGATGCACCGAGTGGAACAGCATTGACCCTTTCACAGATATTGCTGTCGTCAATGAATCGAAAAACTACTGTAAAAGACCAATTCGATACTTCAGTCATACAATCCAATCAGATTGGTATTTCCAGTACACGTATCGGGAATGTATCGGGTACTCATTCCGTGCTGTTCCATTCTCCGGCAGATGAGATCGAATTAGTCCATCGAGCGCACAACCGCACCGGATTTGCATTAGGCGCAGTACTGGCCGCAGAATTGACTCAGAATTTTCCCGGAATCTTTTCCTTTGAAGAACTCATCTTTGAAAAATCAATACACAGGGAATTATCATCTTGAACAAAAATTTTTCTTAGTGGGATGTGTTGATAGGCCATTTATGCAGAATAATATTTTACGAATCATTCATTAATTATAAGGTATCTATATGTCTTCCACATTTTCTTTTCGCGGCGTAGCTACAGCCCTTGTCACTCCGATGGTACAAGGGGGAGAAATTGATACGCAGGCATTACGGCAGCTTGTCGAATTCCAAATTACCGGCGGTGTAAACGGACTTGTTCCGTGCGGCACTACCGGGGAAAGTGCAACTCTTTCTCATCCCGAACATCATCACGTAATGGATGTCGTGGCTGAACAAGCGAACGGTCGAGTTCCGTTGATTGTCGGCGCGGGAAGCAACTCAACACGTGAAGCGATTTCTCTCACTCAGCATGCACGTGCCATCGGAGCAAATGCCGTTCTCTCCGTTGCACCCTATTACAACAAACCAACGCAGCAAGGATTTTTTGAGCACTACAAAGCAATCGTGGAGGCCGTCGATATTCCCCTGTTTGTCTATAATGTTCCAGGAAGAACCGGAAGTAACATCAATGCAGAAACAACACTGCGTCTTGCGGAACTTCCCGGTATTGCAGGAATCAAAGAAGCTTCGGGAAACATACCGCAGGTGATGGAAATCCTTCGCCATCGTCCGAACAATTTTGTGGTTCTTTCTGGCGATGATGCTCTCACACTGCCAATGATGGCGCTTGGTGCAGATGGTGTTATTTCAGTGGTGTCAAATGAGGTTCCATCGGAATTTTCATCAATGGTGCAATACTGTCTTGCGGGAGATTTTGTAAAGGCACGAACCATTCATGAGCGACTACTTGATCTGATGAATCTCAATTTTATCGACTCAAATCCCATCCCAGCAAAAGCTGCATTGTCGATGATGGGAATCATTCAAGAAGCATACCGTCTTCCGCTAACGCCGATGTCCTTAGAGCATAAGTTTACGTTGCGCCGTGCGCTTGAAGAATTGTCGTTGGTGGAACACACAGCGTAATATTTCACTCATCCGAAAAGTACAGGAAACACATTCAATTTTTCATTTTTTAAAGAGAACATGTCAAATAATCTTAAAGAATTACAGCAGTCGATAGAACGGGAATTTGAAAAACCGTCAAAAAACGGACAGAAATTATTCTTCTCATTTTTACGCTTATTAGATAATGGAACAGTCCGCACTGTCGAAAAAATCAACGGTGAATGGACTGTTCATCACTGGGTAAAGAAAGGAATCCTGCTCGGTTTCCGTCTTGGTAAATTAAAAGCGATTAAGAATTCAAAACCATTTTCATTTTTTGATAAACATACATATCCGGTAAAGACATTTACGGTAAAAAATAACGTCAGAATCGTACCGGGAGGAACAACGGTACGAAAAGGTGCCTATGTTGCTCCTTCGGTTATTATTATGCCTCCGGCGTATATCAATGTGGGTGCATATGTTTCCGCACATACAATGATCGATTCACACGCACTTGTTGGTTCATGCGGATATATCGGAGAGCGTGTTCATCTCAGCGCTGCAGTGCAAATCGGCGGAGTGCTGGAGCCGATCGGTTCATTACCTGTTGTCATTGAAAATGATGTGATGGTTGGCGGCAATTGCGGAATTTTTGAAGGAACCATCGTTAAACAACGAGCCGTGATTGGAAGCGGAGTAATTCTCAACGCGTCCACTCCAGTCTATGATCTTATTAATGAAACAATTATACGGCCTAATTCGAATGGCTCTATCGTTATTCCGGAAAATGCGGTCGTTGTCGCGGGCAATCGGCGGTTCGATTCACCCTTTGCGCAGAAATATGGTTTAGGACTTTACACACCAATGATTGTGAAATATAGAGATGAACGTACCGATGCGAAAACCGCGTTGGAAGAAAGTTTACGCTAAAAAAGAAGATTGATAGTTTAAGACAACAAGCTTCCCTATTTTACCATCTCAAAAATGAAACTAATGCCATCCTGAGGAATGACCATGCTTTTGTGTTTTCGAGATGACTTCTAGTAAAAATATCTGTATGTTGTCCCGAATTAAAAAAAATCAAATACATTCATAGCTGGCCAAAATAGTATGATGACAATTGTTTTATTAATCGCTTCAAATGTCTTTATGACTTTTGCTTGGTATGGACATCTAAAATTTAAGGAGATTGATTTATGGAAAGTGGTTCTGGCAAGCTGGGGAATTGCATTCTTCGAATACTGCTTAATGGTTCCGGCAAATCGTTATGGCTATGGAAAATTTAACGCGGCAGAATTAAAAACAATTCAGGAGATTATTACACTTCTCGTTTTTTCTGCTTTCTCCGTCGTATATCTGAAAGAAGAATTGCGATGGAATTACATTGTTGGTTTCATTCTTATCATTGCGGCAGCATTCTTTATTTTCAAAAAATGGTAACCATAAAGGCTGTCTTTACTTTTATTGAAAATTTCAACACGCTAAATTAGGATTTTTACCTCTTTTACCGAGCACCTTCCTTCGTTCACCGAAAAACTAGCAACATTTCTCTGTTTTCAGAGTAAATTACCCTCGAAGTTCTTTGAAAACCTTGTGGTTTTAACGAATTCTTAATTTTTCTTTACCTCATTGCAAAAAGTGTGAAACTTAGGTATATTGGAAACCGTAGAAACGATCACGGTTTCTTACAATATATTTTAGACTTACACGTCAATCAATGCAGGAAATCTGCATTTTTTAATGGAACATCGGAAACCAAAAAAACGTTGCGGGTTTCCAGATAGCAGAAAGAAGGAGAGCATTGTGTCCGATTTAGAATTGAAGAATAGAATTGTTGAAGCTGCACGAGAGCATTTTTTTGCCAATGGTTTTAGTAAAACAACCATGGAAGAGTTTGCTCAAAGCATGGGAATGAGCAAAAAAACCATCTATAAATTTTTTCCCGGTAAAGATGAGATCGTCAAAGAAATTACACGCGAAAAATTAAAAACGATTCATCATCAATGCGAATGTATTCGTTTGGATAATTCGGTAGAATTTATTGACCGGATTAGAAAGACAATCAACTTTATCACCTCCGAAATGCAGCAGATGAAACCACAGTTCTATCTGGATGTTCAACGCACGATGCCGGAGCTTTGGAAGGAAGTGGATAATTTTCGAAATGACAAAGTGATGAACGATTTTGGATTAATGGTAAAACAAGGGGTTGATCTCGGAATATTCCGTAGCGATGTTAATGTGCAGGTGTTCGTATTGATGTATGCCACTGCTATGCGCACCATCATTAATCCGGAAGTGCTTTCTCATCTGCCGATCAATCTTAGTCAGGCATATCAAGCCGCGGTCACCGTCTTCTTCGAAGGAATGATGACCGATGAAGGAAGAGACAAATACAGAAATAAATTAACCGAACCAATGAAAGAAGAGGTTGTATCATAATGAATAAATTTTTCATCACGATGTTGTTCTTGTTCATTTCCATTGTTTCCGGACAGCAGAAACTTTCACTGACTGTTGAGCAAGCGGTGCAGACAGGATTAGAAAACAGTAAAGCACTAAAATCATCGCAATTTAAAGTAGTGGCTGCTGAAGCAAAAACAAGCGAAACAAACGCTCTTGGCCTCCCTTCGGTAAAATTGAATGCAGCATATACTAAACTTAGCGCTGTTGATCCATTTAAATTAAATTTCCCGGCTTTTGGTACGGTACAAGCAGACAATAAGACCGTGTTATTTAATACCGTTGCTGCGCAGCTTGGCGACAATATTACCAACAATTATACATTACGGGCTACCGTTCAGCAGCCTCTCTTCACCGGAAATAAAATTTCCAGCGCCGAAGATATTGCAGAATATTCCTATGAAGCAACAAAACAAGATTTTACAAAAGATAAATCCGAACTTATCTATAATGTTAAAAATGCCTATTGGAATGTTTATCGTGCAAAAGAATTCAAAAAAGTTGTCGACGAAAATGTCGGGCAGATTAAAGCACATGCTGCTGATGCTGAAAATATGATGAAGCAAGGTCTATTGACAAATAACGATCTACTAAAAGT
The Bacteroidota bacterium DNA segment above includes these coding regions:
- the dapB gene encoding 4-hydroxy-tetrahydrodipicolinate reductase, which encodes MNIVLIGYGKMGREIESIAQQRGHSIIGKFSSNLPLPQVSSDFYQSQKIHCCIDFSHASGVSKHAEICSLLGIPLVEGTTGWQHQQKDIFDLVRRNNGSIIYGNNFSVGAQMFFNIVRRAAEMMNTFSEYDVAIHETHHIQKKDAPSGTALTLSQILLSSMNRKTTVKDQFDTSVIQSNQIGISSTRIGNVSGTHSVLFHSPADEIELVHRAHNRTGFALGAVLAAELTQNFPGIFSFEELIFEKSIHRELSS
- a CDS encoding TetR/AcrR family transcriptional regulator encodes the protein MSDLELKNRIVEAAREHFFANGFSKTTMEEFAQSMGMSKKTIYKFFPGKDEIVKEITREKLKTIHHQCECIRLDNSVEFIDRIRKTINFITSEMQQMKPQFYLDVQRTMPELWKEVDNFRNDKVMNDFGLMVKQGVDLGIFRSDVNVQVFVLMYATAMRTIINPEVLSHLPINLSQAYQAAVTVFFEGMMTDEGRDKYRNKLTEPMKEEVVS
- the dapA gene encoding 4-hydroxy-tetrahydrodipicolinate synthase, coding for MSSTFSFRGVATALVTPMVQGGEIDTQALRQLVEFQITGGVNGLVPCGTTGESATLSHPEHHHVMDVVAEQANGRVPLIVGAGSNSTREAISLTQHARAIGANAVLSVAPYYNKPTQQGFFEHYKAIVEAVDIPLFVYNVPGRTGSNINAETTLRLAELPGIAGIKEASGNIPQVMEILRHRPNNFVVLSGDDALTLPMMALGADGVISVVSNEVPSEFSSMVQYCLAGDFVKARTIHERLLDLMNLNFIDSNPIPAKAALSMMGIIQEAYRLPLTPMSLEHKFTLRRALEELSLVEHTA
- a CDS encoding outer membrane lipoprotein-sorting protein yields the protein MKRMLVFVAIAVFGIFSSANAQQLSAEKILQNVKANFDAVKDYTANITGKVSMERLKVPKMSLKLYFKQPNKFKTESTGTSFIPRNILDLNPGDLLLKFDASLMGTEEAEGKILYKIRLITKPEKKKQVRESFIWVDKTHWTITRLEAYPIEGRKIEVLIESMVIDGKYILPSKISAKFDFEQNIDSLAEKIYSPQRIPRKGSAELIYSDYQINTGLSDEFFEKKKEPKE
- a CDS encoding 2,3,4,5-tetrahydropyridine-2,6-dicarboxylate N-succinyltransferase, with translation MSNNLKELQQSIEREFEKPSKNGQKLFFSFLRLLDNGTVRTVEKINGEWTVHHWVKKGILLGFRLGKLKAIKNSKPFSFFDKHTYPVKTFTVKNNVRIVPGGTTVRKGAYVAPSVIIMPPAYINVGAYVSAHTMIDSHALVGSCGYIGERVHLSAAVQIGGVLEPIGSLPVVIENDVMVGGNCGIFEGTIVKQRAVIGSGVILNASTPVYDLINETIIRPNSNGSIVIPENAVVVAGNRRFDSPFAQKYGLGLYTPMIVKYRDERTDAKTALEESLR
- the carA gene encoding glutamine-hydrolyzing carbamoyl-phosphate synthase small subunit, producing the protein MIAKLALENGTIFTGEHFGAEGETYGEVCFNTSITGYQEILTDPSYAGQIVTMTYPQIGNYGVNTEDVESTKPQVSGFIVKEYFDFYSNWRANSSLGDWLKKNNILAIQGIDTRMLTKILRTQGSMRGVISTSDLNDASLIAKAKSSPDMNGLDLAKRVTTEKEYHWSQIDTTDFALGTKNGETNNAKYKVVVYDYGVKQNILRRLVSYGCDLTVVPASFSAEQVLAMNPDGIFLSNGPGDPDAVKYAIMNIKKLIGKKPIFGICLGHQLLGLALGGKTYKLKFGHRGGNHPVKNLKTNVIEITSQNHGFAVDWKSMDQSQIELTHINLNDQTVEGFEHKHHPLFCVQYHPEASPGPHDSDYLFSKFITMMEQQKN
- a CDS encoding MFS transporter, whose product is MNISKTISEMKTGFLPTFWIANILELFERFAFYGSKAVLTVYLANRVGLGVQAAGTLAGLFSGLLYSLPIIAGVFVDRYGFKRTLSACFAFFTIGYFLIGLAGLEFGQAIVESVGKTTYVVTVLILTAIGGSLIKPCIVGTVAKTANSDVQSLGYSIYYTLVNIGGAVGPILALQVREGLGIEYVLIMSSLTSFLLFIGTLLFYKEPPKPADAKPQASLAKVFGDMLTVFKNVKFISFLVIFSGFWIMFWQIFYSFPFYITEVLKFSQFELLETVDAWTIILVSVPVTALVKRWSPITAMSLGFAIASSSWILMAISPTITAAIVAMVLFAVGEATQAPRFYEYVANLAPKDQVGTYMGFAFLPVSIGSFVAGPLSGWLVKTYLQDTMNPMMMWGILAAIGFGATLLMILYNIFIAKKA
- a CDS encoding DMT family protein, with the protein product MMTIVLLIASNVFMTFAWYGHLKFKEIDLWKVVLASWGIAFFEYCLMVPANRYGYGKFNAAELKTIQEIITLLVFSAFSVVYLKEELRWNYIVGFILIIAAAFFIFKKW